The DNA sequence TGCCATAAAACTTTGCATTAACACTTCTCTTAGAAAATGCCGTCAAAAGCTCAGCTTCCAGAGTCCAGTACTCTTCAGGTATAAATTCATCTATCTGTGCTTCTCTGTCGCAAATCATCCTCAAGGCTACAGATTGTACTCTACCTGCAGACAAGCCTCTCTTTACCTTTGACCACAGTAACGGACTTATAGAATACCCCACCATTCTATCTAAAACTCTTCTTGCCTGCTGTGCATCTACCAAATTCATATCCAATTTTCTTGGATGTTTAATAGCCTCTTTAATAGCATTTTTTGTAATCTCATTAAAGCTGATACGAAATACCTTCTTATCACTGTCATCAAGCTTCAATGCCTTTGACAAATGCCAACTGATAGCTTCTCCCTCACGATCAGGGTCAGTTGCAAGATATATTTTATCAGCTTTTTTTGCATCTTTTTTTAGTTTAGCAAGTAACTCGCCCTTCCCCCTTATAGTAATATACTTAGGCTCAAAATCATTTTCAACATCAATTCCCATAGTTGATTTAGGCAAATCTCTTACATGTCCATTTGACGCTGTTACCTCATATCCTGAACCTAAATATTTTTTTATGGTCTTAACCTTTGCAGGAGACTCCACTATCACTAAACTTCCAGCCATTTTAACCCCTTACTAATTTATTCTCTTACAATAATAATTTGACGAAATCTGTACGATAAAACCTTCCAATTCAAGTAATAAAAGTGAGCTCAGCACCTGTGATATATCTAGCGTGCTTTCTTTGATTATGTCATCAATGTATTTAGGTTTTAAATCAAGGCAACTATAAACCTTTTTATCGTTCTTTGCAAGTATATTAGGATTTTTTTCATTATATACTTGTATTTTTCTATCAATATTAAGATCTAGAGCTTCTAAAACATCAGTAGGCGATGAAATTATACCGGCTCCATCAGCTATAAGTTTATTGCATCCAAGACTCATACAATCAGTTATTCTACCCGGAAGTGCAAATACTTCTCTCCCCTGTTCCAAAGCATGTGAAGCTGTTATAAGAGAACCTGATTTCAGTCTTGCTTCTATTACTATAGTTATATCTGCCAGACCTGATATTATACGATTTCTAATGGGAAAATTAAACTTTAAAGGATTAGTTCCAAGTGGGAATTCAGATATTACACCACCAAAACCATCTGAACATAGTTTATTATAAAGATTAAAGTTGCTCTCCGGATAACATACATTTACTCCGGTACCTAGTACTGCATAGGTTTTACCTTCACCAAGTATAGCACCTTCATGTGCTTTTGTATCAACTCCCAGTGCCATACCGCTTATTATATCTACCCCATTTATTGCAAGCTCCTGTGCTAGAAAACTTGCCATTTCCAATCCGTATTGACTGGCACCTCTACTACCAACTATTGAAACACTTTTTCTTTGCTTTGGAATTTCACCTTTTACAAATATTCCAAATGGATAATCTTTTATATGTATTAGTTTTTGTGGATAATCCTCATCAAAAGGCAGTATAAATTTAATTTTTCTATCATCTAATGAAAGATAAGTGTCATGTAAATTATCTAAATTTAGTTTTAGTCTTAAAATTGCATTTATTTGTTTTTCATTCAATTTTACTTTGGTTTGTACTTCATCAAAGCTCATTTTAAATATATTATATAAAGGCTTGATATTTTCATAGATTGCCTTTTTTGCTGAATATCCAAGTTCAGATATTGTGGAAAGATAAAATAAAGCTTCTCTATCGGATATTTCATAAATTTGCATAGTTCCCCCTTTACCAATATTTGTCTTCTAAAGATCTATAAGATATCGCCTCACATATATCGTCATGCTCAATATCAATATGTTCATTAAAATCTGCAACTGTTCTTGCTACTTTCAAAATCTTATGTAATCCACGAACACTCATTTTCTTCATTTCATATAAATTAGACAGGAAAATATCATCTTGCTCTTTTAATTTACAAAATGTATTTATCAGACTTGGTGGAATCTCGGAATTATATGAAAAATTATAATTACTATATCTGCTTAGTTGTATCTGCCTTACTTTCTCTATATATTTTTTTATTTCATTACTGCTTGTATTGTTGAAATCTCCCTTTAGTTCATCATATCTTATAATAGAGGTTTCTACAGTAATATCAATTCTGTCAAGTAGTGGTTTAGATATCCTTGAGAGATACTTTCTCACCTGTACTTCATTGCAATTACATTTATTTCTATCCGGATAATATCCACATTTACAAGGATTTGTTGCAGCTACAAGCATGAAATCTGCCGGATAATCAATACTGGCATTTACTCTGGAAATGCTCACTATTTTATTTTCCATAGGCTGTCTAAGTACTTCTATAGTATTCATCTTAAACTCTGCAAGCTCATCTAAGAATAGTACACCTTTATGTGCCAATGATATTTCTCCCGGCTTAGGTACTCTACCCCCTCCCGATAATGCCTGTGGTGATACTGTATGATGTGGAGACCTATATGGTCTTATTTTTAATATAGGCTCTTTTGAGTTTAATAGTCCACATACACTGTATATCTTTGAAACTTCTAATGCTTCTTCATCCGTCATATTTGGCATTATGCCTGGTATTCTTTGGGCAATCATACTTTTTCCGGTACCTGCAGGACCAATGAACAATATATTATGTCTACCTGCTACTGCAATCTGTACAGCTCTCTTTAGTAGGATTTGACCATTTACATCAGAAAAATCACTGTATTCTTTTTTCATTGGAATTTGTGTGGAAATATTCTCTGAATATATTTTTTTGTTATTTAGAATTTCTATTAGATCCTTTAGATTTTTTATTCCAAAATTCTTTATATCAGATACGATATTTGCTTCCGCCAGATTATCATATGGAAGAAATATATTTTCAAATCCCATCTCTTTTGCAAAAATAACAATGGGAAGTATTCCCTTTATAGGCAGTATTGCACCACTTAATGAAAGTTCTCCTACAAACATTGACTTACTTAGAATATCAGATTTTATTACACCCAGTGCCTCAAGTATTGATATGGCTATAGGCAAATCATAACCGCAACCTTCTTTTTTAATTTCTGCCGGTGAAAGATTTATGACTATTTTTCTGGGATAAAAAGAAATTTTAGAATTTTTTATGGCAGTCTTGACTCTGTCTGCCGCTTCTTTGACCTCTCCTGATAAGGAACCTATTAGAATGATTCCCGGGAGACCATCTCCAATATCAGTTTCACAACAGACATGAAATGCATTGATACCTAAAAGACCTGCCGTATTTATTTTACTTAGCATAATCTCCTTTATGATCTATCGGTGCAAAGGCACCGATAGATTTAAATAATTTTATTTTTTGATAACTGAGGCATCTTTTCTGACTACTATATCAGAACTCTCTTCATCAAATCCATTCGGATTGTTCCTTTGCCATCTGAATGAATCTCTACACATATCTTCTATGTTCTTCTCAGCCTTCCAGCCAAGTTCTTTAAGTGCTAGAGAAGGATCAGCATAGCACTCAGGTACATCTCCTGCTCTTCTGTCCTTAAATACATAGTTGATTTTCAAATCATTTACCTTCTCAAAAGCATTTATAACATCCAATACACTATATCCTATACCGGTTCCTAGATTGTATATATCAACTTTGCCCGGATCCTTCATCATCTTCTCAAGTGCTTTGACATGTCCCTTTGCCAAATCTACAACATGGATATAATCCCTTACACATGTGCCATCCTTAGTATCATAATCATTTCCAAAAACACCAAGACATACCAGTTTACCTACGGCTACCTGTGTAATATATGGCAAAAGATTGTTTGGAATGCCCTTTGGATTTTCACCTATTCTTCCTGACTCATGTGCTCCAATAGGATTAAAATATCTTAAAAGCATTACAGAAAACTTATCATTTGCAGTATGAAGGTCTGTCAAAATCTGCTCAAGCATTCCCTTAGTTCTACCATATGGATTTGTAATAACTCCTAAAGGTGAATCTTCAGTTATCGGTACCACCTTAGGATCTCCGTATACTGTAGCACTAGATGAAAATACTATTTTTTGTACACCAAATTCTCTCATTACTTCGCATAGAATAAGAGTACCTGTGATATTATTATGATAGTATTCCAAAGGCTTGTACACAGACTCTCCTACAGCCTTCAATCCGGCAAAATGTATAACCGCATCTATTTCATTTTCCTTGAAGACCTTTGTAAGAGCCTTTTGATTTAATAAATCCACTTCATAAAAACGTAAAGACTTTCCTGTAAGTTCTTCCACTCTCTTTAGAGATTCTCTGGAAGAATTAACCAAATTGTCTACTACAACTACCTCATATCCTGCATTCAATAGTTCAACACAAGTATGACTTCCGATATAACCGGCACCACCGGTAACTAATATTGCCATAGCCCCTCCAAAATAATAGCTAAAATCTGTTATAAACATATTGATTATATAAATTTTATAATAAAATATATATTAAATCAATGAATTTTTTCAATAATATTGCTTAATGATGGAAAAGTCTTATACCTGTAAATGCCATACATATACCATATTTGTTACAGCAATCTATAACTGCATCATCCCTTAGAGAACCTCCCGGTTGTGCAATATACTCTACACCACTTCTTTTAGCTCTCTCTATATTGTCACTAAAAGGGAAGAAGGCATCTGAACCCAAACTTACACCTTTTAGATTTTTCAACCACTCTTTCTTTTCTGTTGTACTAAATTTCTTTGGCTTTTCCGTAAATATATGTTCCCACATACCATCAGACAAAAGTTCTTCTATACTATTATCCCCAATGTATACATCTATAGCATTATCTCTATCAGCTCTTTTTATACCCTCTTTAAAAGGTAATTCAAGAACACATTTTGATTGTCTAAGAAACCAATTGTCTGCCTTAGTTCCTGCAAGTCTGGTGCAATGAATCCTTGATTGCTGTCCTGCTCCGATACCTATAGCCCGACCATCTTTAACATAACAAACAGAGTTTGACTGTGTATACTTTAATACTATCAAAGATATAAGCAAGTCAAGTTTCGCATTCTGTGGTATATCTTTATTCTCTGTAACTATATTTTCAAGTAATGTCTCATTTATATCCAGATCATTGTGCCCCTGTTCAAATGTAATTCCAAAAACTTGTTTCTTTTCCAACTTCGCCGGAATATAATTTTCATCTATTTGAATAATATTATATTTTCCGTTCTTTTTTGATTTCAGTATTTCAAAAGCCTCATCAGTATAACCCGGAGCTATAACACCATCCGATACCTCTCTTTTTATTAGTAAAGCCGTTTCCTTATCACAAATATCACTTAATGCTATAAAATCTCCAAATGACGACATTCTGTCTGCCCCTCTTGCTCCGGCATAAGCACAAGCAAGAGGACTTAACTCACAGTCCTCTACCCAATATATTTTCTTTAAAATATCATCAAGAGGAAGTCCTATAGCGACTCCTGCAGGTGATACATGTTTAAAGCTTGTAGCAGAGGGCAGACCGCTTACTTTTTTCAATTCAGAAACCAACTGCCATCCATTAAGTGCATCCAAAAGATTAATATATCCCGGATTGCCGACAAGAACTTTTATAGGCAAGTCATCTCCATTTTCCATAAAAACTTTAGCAGGCTTTTGATTGGGATTACAGCCATATTTCAATACTAATTCATTCATTACATACCCTCCAATTTGTTCTTTATTACCTGTTCATACTTTCCGGTTTTTATATCAATATATCTGACTGCCAGCGATATTTTATTGTCAATATTTAGTGCATTCCATAATTTTTCACTAAATTCATCTATGCTACCATTTAGTATTACTTTTTTAGGTTCACCTTCAAAGCTCTTTAAAGGATCACCATTTTCTTTATATGTATGAATGAAAAATCCCTCACCCTGTTTAGGATTATCATAATTATAGAAAAATCTCAGCGTCTGACTATCATCTCCATAATTACTTTTTAATATTGAAAGCTTCAGTTTGAGTCCGTCATTAATATCAATAATTCCTGATATTCTTGGGGTAAAATTAGGTGCATCAGGTTCAAATGTTCTTGTATAGAGCGCCTCCTCAAAAGTCTTATTCTTTTTTAGATACTCGTACACCGTATCTGTTTGATCTCCATTTGTTACAATTACACTTTTTTCATATACTCTAACCGGAGAATATATGATTAGAGATGGATCTGTAAGTAGACTCTCATCGAAAGCCTTAGTTCTTATATCATCTTCCCTAATCTTAAAGATCCTGTTTCTGGAATTACTACTTCTCCCCATTATAAAATATGCAAAAACAGCATTTTTACCATCATCTGACCTGCCTAAAATAATACCTCTACCCGGATATTCATTTGCCGATAGATACTCAAACATAAAAACCTCCTAATCGTTTCTAAGTGCTGTAAGTGGACTGAGCTTCATTGCTCTTAAAGATGGGAAAAATCCTGCAAGCATACCTATAATAATAGCAAATATGATTGCTGATATTGCAAGCCATAGAGGTATTCTTGAAATATCTCCATCAACACCGGCAACTGATGCTGCAACTCCAAAAGCATTGATTATAAATGAAATAATAAAACTAAAAATCACTCCGGTCAAGCCTCCTATAAGACCTATTGCGCCTGATTCTATAAGAAACATATCTCTAATACGATTCATATCACAACCTAGAACCTTCATAATTCCAATTTCCTTGGTTCGCTCATATATACTCATCATCATAGTATTTGCAATACCTATAGAAGCAACAAATAGTGATACTGCACCTATACCTCCAAGTACCATCTGTATCATATTTGTGGAAGCCTTGCTTTGTTCAATCCATTCCATCTGTGAGTCAGCTTGAAATCCCATCTCAGTTATCTGTTTTTGAACACCTATTACATTTTTCATATCATCCACATATATTTTTGCTGAATCATATACCAAATACTTTAAAGGTTTTCCTTTTTTTGTAGTAGGTTGACCCGGAATAGGCTTATTTTTATAAATTTTCTTAAGCATAGACTTAAGGGCATCTATATTGCAATATATCCCATAACTGTAGCTATTATAATTATCAAAGTCATCCATAGAAGCTCCACCATTTACTACTCCTGCAGTTTCTATAATATATTTCTTTGGAGGCTTTGGGGCATTTTCTCCTCCCATATTTGATTTTTCATAAGCATCAGTATCAAAAATTACAAACATAGGCTTATAGTAATCTACATTTGGAAGCTTATTAGTATCATAAAAAGATTCACTTGGCTTTTTTGAATTATAAAAATCTCTTATAATAAAATTCCCATATACAAATTCTAGATTTTTCTTATCTGTAGGAAGATGACCACTTTCAAGCTCTATTTCAGCCATAAAATCATTTCCTACACCACTTACCTGAACATTTTGCATATAAGGTCCCTGCATCACTATAACTGAAGTTGAAAGTACCGGCGATACTCCCTCCACATGTTCAAGCTTTGAAAAGCTTGCAATAGTTTCATCCTTTATACGCAGCGGCTCAGTCTTTTTTGATGTATCATTTTGTCTGTTATATGGCACAGAGACATCTATAGCTTTTAATGATCCGGACTGTGCTATGCTCTCCTTATTAAGTTCATCCAGACCTATGCCAAGCGAGAGCATAGTAACTACAGAAGCAGTACCTATAAGTACACCCAATACAGTAAGTACAGTCCTCAATTTCCTTCTCTTCAAATTTGAAATACTTAATTTAAGTAAATCAAGTAGTTTCATTTATATTTGCTCCTTTTTTGATTTTCTCTTCTTCAATACAATAACACCTGCAATAACAGCGGCTCCAATTCCTCCTATTACAACAGGTATAGCATTAGGTTGCTTGGTTTCTTCATCTGTTACATCAGGATAGAGCATATCTATCTCTGTTTCCATTTCTTCATTCACATTCAAAATAAAATCTCTAGTCTCTTCTGTTATATTGCCATTTTCATCCTCATAGCTTATTGTAAGACTTATCTTTCCATCATCTGTAGTTACTGCCTTTCCGGTCAAATTTACATCCACATTTCCTGTCTCTCCGGGTTTTATATTTCCAACATAGGCTTCATTTTCCTTGATGGAATCTGCCTTAAACTTAGCCATAAGATTGTATAATACTACCTTACCGGTATTATTTATCTGGAATGTAATATTTGCATCATCTCCTACACTTATACTTTCAGGATTTATTTCAAAACTTCCTATATTCATTCTTGCAACTTGCTTTACAGGTATATCTACAGTTACCTTATCTGTAGCATTCTTATACTCTGGAGAGTCATATTGTTCATTTATTGTTATAGAATATGATCTTTGGTCTACACCTGCCCTTGCAATCATCTTAAGCCTAAGTTCTGTTGTCTGATTTGCAGGCAGTGAATTGACCGCATGTGAGCTTGATCCCTCTTCAATGCTGAACACTGCACTATCATTTGCCTTTTCAGATTCTAAAGTAAACAATATATTGCTTGCAGGCACACTTGCGGAAGCATTTTTCATGACTATAATAAGTTCAAAGGCATCTCCGGCATATACATTCTTTGGTTCTGTTCTAAAACTGTCCACCACTATTCTTGCCTTAGTTCTGTCATTTGGATTAAACTCTCCTGCAGCAGTTGTTGTCTCGTCCTTTTCCTTATTCTTTATATGCACAAAAAACTGATCTTCAGCCTTTTTAAGCTCTCCCTCTGTACTATCACGATAGGTTATTTCAAGCTTTATAGGATAATACCCCGTATAAGTATTTTTTTGTATAGCAAAGCTATAATCAAGGGTTGTTACACCTCCACTTTCAATTTTGTCAAAATGTCTGTCATAGTTTGCATCATTTATTTCAAAAGGAAAAACTGTATTATCCTTATCCATCACCATATGTGCTGTAACATCAAATGCTGTCAGCTTTCCGGTATTTGCAAGATTTAAACTGAAGTTAAGTACATCCGGATATGTACCTCTAGGAGTAGACTGTCCCTCTCCCAGAGTAAACTCTACATCCTTTACAGCCTCTGACTCACTACTCTCAGCAGTGGTAGACTTTTGAATATATACATTTATATATTCCTGTGCACCCTTACCGCCATTTTCACCATCTGCTAAATACACAGGTATTCCATAATAACCTTCAGCAATATCTCTTCTAACTCTGGCAGAAATCGTTACACTTTTTTTCTTTCCCTTGGTTATCTTACCTATATGTTTCCTGTCTGTAGTTTCTGAAGTAAGCTCAAAAGGAAATTCAAGTTCTTCATCATCGTCATCATCATAAGCTATTCCGGCCCAAGCATTGTCATAATCGGAACCTGTTTCAACGTAGAAAGTAACATTCATTATCTTTCCGGTTTTACCTACCGGTATCTTATCCTGGTGAAAAATATCATTACCTTCTATATTTTTTAGCTTTGCAAAGGATTGCATTGGTAGAACTATCACCATTAAAAGAATAATTAACAGTCCAAAAATTCTTTTTATTCCTCTCATACTCCTTAAACCGCCTTTCCATCTACGATTCTTATTTGTCTATCAGCCACATTTGCAATATCATTGTCATGTGTTACCATTATAAGTGTTTGATTCTCTTCCTTCACTATTTGCTTCATAAGCTCAAGTACCTCAGCAGTAGTCTTTGTATCAAGGTTTCCTGTAGGCTCATCTGCAAATATAATCTTTGGTTGCATAGCAAGTGCTCTGGCTATACCCACTCTTTGTTGCTGTCCACCGCTCATTGCATTACCATTTTGATATATCTGCTTTTCTAGACCTACCAAAGTAAGATACTTCTTCGCAATTTCAATACGCTTTTTATTATCCATTCCTCTAAATACCAACGGGAGTGCTACATTGTCAAGTGCATTCATAGTCGGTAAAAGATTGTACGATTGAAAAATAAATCCTACATTGTTTCTTCTAAATGCTACCAGTTGATTTTCTTTCAACTTTTCAAGATGAGTTCCACCTATTATTATCTCACCTTTTGTAGGCTTTTCAAGTCCTGCAAGCATGTTTAAAAGTGTTGATTTTCCTGAACCTGATGGACCTACTATTGCCACGAACTCTCCCTTGTTTATTGTAAAGTCCAAACCATCCAGCGCATGCACTACATTCTCACCCGCTTTATAGAACTTATAAAGCTCCTTAACTTCTATTATTATCTCAACCATCATACTCACCTTTAATAAATACGACTATATTCTACATGTATTCTATCATATCATATATTTGATATATTTATCTTTTTATTTTTAATTTTTTTATAATTTTATTAAATATAAAAGAGCTGACTAATAAATGTACTACAAATATCAGTCAGCTCTAATAATTATTGTGATACCAGCTCTTTTGCTTTAGTTTTATTTACCATTGGTTTAAATATAAGTTCTCTATCCTTATCCTCGCCCTTGCAATCCACCTTTATATGGTCTCCAAGCTTTACATTACCCATAAGTATCTGCTCTGCCATCTTATCTTCAATCTCATTTTGTAGGGCTCTCTTTAGCGGTCTTGCACCATACTTTTTGTCATAACCCTTGTCAATAAGAAATTCCTTTGCCTTTTCAGTTAATCTTATGCTCATTTGCATCTGCTCAGAGAGTCTATTATTGATTTCTTTGAGCAAAATATCAAGGATCTCTTTAAGATTTTCGCGTGTAAGCTGATGGAATACTATAGTTTCATCAATTCTATTGAGAAATTCAGGTTTGAACATCTGCTTTACTTCATCCATAACATTATTCTTCATAGCAGAATAGTCTTTTTCATCATCAGAACTTGAAGCGAATCCAAGATGTTTTGGCTCAACAATTCTTTGTGCTCCGGCATTTGAAGTAAGTATAATAACAGTATTCTTAAAATCTACAACTCTTCCGCTTGAATCAGTAATATGCCCATCATCAAGCACCTGTAGCAGTATATTAAATACATCAGGATGTGCCTTTTCAATCTCATCAAAGAGTATCACAGAATATGGATTTCTGCGTACTTTTTCAGATAGTTGGCCACCCTCATCATATCCTACATATCCTGGAGGCGAACCTACCATCTTTGAAACAGAATGCTTCTCCATATATTCACTCATATCTACGCGAATAAGGGCACTTTCAGATCCGAACATACTATAGGCAAGGGCCTTTGACAACTCAGTCTTTCCGACACCTGTAGGT is a window from the Lachnoanaerobaculum umeaense genome containing:
- a CDS encoding IMP cyclohydrolase, which gives rise to MFEYLSANEYPGRGIILGRSDDGKNAVFAYFIMGRSSNSRNRIFKIREDDIRTKAFDESLLTDPSLIIYSPVRVYEKSVIVTNGDQTDTVYEYLKKNKTFEEALYTRTFEPDAPNFTPRISGIIDINDGLKLKLSILKSNYGDDSQTLRFFYNYDNPKQGEGFFIHTYKENGDPLKSFEGEPKKVILNGSIDEFSEKLWNALNIDNKISLAVRYIDIKTGKYEQVIKNKLEGM
- the dprA gene encoding DNA-processing protein DprA, with translation MQIYEISDREALFYLSTISELGYSAKKAIYENIKPLYNIFKMSFDEVQTKVKLNEKQINAILRLKLNLDNLHDTYLSLDDRKIKFILPFDEDYPQKLIHIKDYPFGIFVKGEIPKQRKSVSIVGSRGASQYGLEMASFLAQELAINGVDIISGMALGVDTKAHEGAILGEGKTYAVLGTGVNVCYPESNFNLYNKLCSDGFGGVISEFPLGTNPLKFNFPIRNRIISGLADITIVIEARLKSGSLITASHALEQGREVFALPGRITDCMSLGCNKLIADGAGIISSPTDVLEALDLNIDRKIQVYNEKNPNILAKNDKKVYSCLDLKPKYIDDIIKESTLDISQVLSSLLLLELEGFIVQISSNYYCKRIN
- a CDS encoding ABC transporter permease: MKLLDLLKLSISNLKRRKLRTVLTVLGVLIGTASVVTMLSLGIGLDELNKESIAQSGSLKAIDVSVPYNRQNDTSKKTEPLRIKDETIASFSKLEHVEGVSPVLSTSVIVMQGPYMQNVQVSGVGNDFMAEIELESGHLPTDKKNLEFVYGNFIIRDFYNSKKPSESFYDTNKLPNVDYYKPMFVIFDTDAYEKSNMGGENAPKPPKKYIIETAGVVNGGASMDDFDNYNSYSYGIYCNIDALKSMLKKIYKNKPIPGQPTTKKGKPLKYLVYDSAKIYVDDMKNVIGVQKQITEMGFQADSQMEWIEQSKASTNMIQMVLGGIGAVSLFVASIGIANTMMMSIYERTKEIGIMKVLGCDMNRIRDMFLIESGAIGLIGGLTGVIFSFIISFIINAFGVAASVAGVDGDISRIPLWLAISAIIFAIIIGMLAGFFPSLRAMKLSPLTALRND
- a CDS encoding COG1361 S-layer family protein, producing MRGIKRIFGLLIILLMVIVLPMQSFAKLKNIEGNDIFHQDKIPVGKTGKIMNVTFYVETGSDYDNAWAGIAYDDDDDEELEFPFELTSETTDRKHIGKITKGKKKSVTISARVRRDIAEGYYGIPVYLADGENGGKGAQEYINVYIQKSTTAESSESEAVKDVEFTLGEGQSTPRGTYPDVLNFSLNLANTGKLTAFDVTAHMVMDKDNTVFPFEINDANYDRHFDKIESGGVTTLDYSFAIQKNTYTGYYPIKLEITYRDSTEGELKKAEDQFFVHIKNKEKDETTTAAGEFNPNDRTKARIVVDSFRTEPKNVYAGDAFELIIVMKNASASVPASNILFTLESEKANDSAVFSIEEGSSSHAVNSLPANQTTELRLKMIARAGVDQRSYSITINEQYDSPEYKNATDKVTVDIPVKQVARMNIGSFEINPESISVGDDANITFQINNTGKVVLYNLMAKFKADSIKENEAYVGNIKPGETGNVDVNLTGKAVTTDDGKISLTISYEDENGNITEETRDFILNVNEEMETEIDMLYPDVTDEETKQPNAIPVVIGGIGAAVIAGVIVLKKRKSKKEQI
- a CDS encoding phosphoribosylaminoimidazolecarboxamide formyltransferase is translated as MNELVLKYGCNPNQKPAKVFMENGDDLPIKVLVGNPGYINLLDALNGWQLVSELKKVSGLPSATSFKHVSPAGVAIGLPLDDILKKIYWVEDCELSPLACAYAGARGADRMSSFGDFIALSDICDKETALLIKREVSDGVIAPGYTDEAFEILKSKKNGKYNIIQIDENYIPAKLEKKQVFGITFEQGHNDLDINETLLENIVTENKDIPQNAKLDLLISLIVLKYTQSNSVCYVKDGRAIGIGAGQQSRIHCTRLAGTKADNWFLRQSKCVLELPFKEGIKRADRDNAIDVYIGDNSIEELLSDGMWEHIFTEKPKKFSTTEKKEWLKNLKGVSLGSDAFFPFSDNIERAKRSGVEYIAQPGGSLRDDAVIDCCNKYGICMAFTGIRLFHH
- a CDS encoding ABC transporter ATP-binding protein produces the protein MMVEIIIEVKELYKFYKAGENVVHALDGLDFTINKGEFVAIVGPSGSGKSTLLNMLAGLEKPTKGEIIIGGTHLEKLKENQLVAFRRNNVGFIFQSYNLLPTMNALDNVALPLVFRGMDNKKRIEIAKKYLTLVGLEKQIYQNGNAMSGGQQQRVGIARALAMQPKIIFADEPTGNLDTKTTAEVLELMKQIVKEENQTLIMVTHDNDIANVADRQIRIVDGKAV
- a CDS encoding YifB family Mg chelatase-like AAA ATPase — encoded protein: MLSKINTAGLLGINAFHVCCETDIGDGLPGIILIGSLSGEVKEAADRVKTAIKNSKISFYPRKIVINLSPAEIKKEGCGYDLPIAISILEALGVIKSDILSKSMFVGELSLSGAILPIKGILPIVIFAKEMGFENIFLPYDNLAEANIVSDIKNFGIKNLKDLIEILNNKKIYSENISTQIPMKKEYSDFSDVNGQILLKRAVQIAVAGRHNILFIGPAGTGKSMIAQRIPGIMPNMTDEEALEVSKIYSVCGLLNSKEPILKIRPYRSPHHTVSPQALSGGGRVPKPGEISLAHKGVLFLDELAEFKMNTIEVLRQPMENKIVSISRVNASIDYPADFMLVAATNPCKCGYYPDRNKCNCNEVQVRKYLSRISKPLLDRIDITVETSIIRYDELKGDFNNTSSNEIKKYIEKVRQIQLSRYSNYNFSYNSEIPPSLINTFCKLKEQDDIFLSNLYEMKKMSVRGLHKILKVARTVADFNEHIDIEHDDICEAISYRSLEDKYW
- the galE gene encoding UDP-glucose 4-epimerase GalE is translated as MAILVTGGAGYIGSHTCVELLNAGYEVVVVDNLVNSSRESLKRVEELTGKSLRFYEVDLLNQKALTKVFKENEIDAVIHFAGLKAVGESVYKPLEYYHNNITGTLILCEVMREFGVQKIVFSSSATVYGDPKVVPITEDSPLGVITNPYGRTKGMLEQILTDLHTANDKFSVMLLRYFNPIGAHESGRIGENPKGIPNNLLPYITQVAVGKLVCLGVFGNDYDTKDGTCVRDYIHVVDLAKGHVKALEKMMKDPGKVDIYNLGTGIGYSVLDVINAFEKVNDLKINYVFKDRRAGDVPECYADPSLALKELGWKAEKNIEDMCRDSFRWQRNNPNGFDEESSDIVVRKDASVIKK